A genomic stretch from Mya arenaria isolate MELC-2E11 chromosome 10, ASM2691426v1 includes:
- the LOC128204771 gene encoding prestalk protein-like: MLMKMLALNDSDKQTCINPQCACTNPTGINYRCDCTNPTCINPRCDCTNPTCINPRCDCTNPTCINPRCDCTNPTCIHTRCDCTNPTGINPRCDCTNPTGINPRCACTNPTGINPRCACTNPTGIDTRCACTNPTFIDPRCDCTNPTCIDPRCDCTNPTCIDPRCDCTNPTCIDPQCDCTNPTCIDPRCDCTNPTCIDPRCDCTNPTGIDPRCDCTNPTGINPRCDCTNPTGTNPRCDCTNPTGINPRCDCNNPTGINPRCDCTNPTGINPRCDCTNPTGINPRCDCTNPTGINPQCDCSNPTGINPRCDCTNPTGINPRCDCTHPTGINPRCDCTNPTGINPRCDCTNPTGINPRCDCSNRTGINPRCDCTNPTGINPRCDCTHPTGIDPRCDCTNPTGINPRCDCTHPTGINPRCDCTNPTGINPRFDCTNPTGINPRCDCTNPTCINPRCDCTNPS; this comes from the exons ATGCTCATGAAGATGCTagcattaaat GACTCTGACAAACAAACTTGTATCAACCCTCAATGTGCCTGTACAAACCCAACTGGTATCAACTATCGATGTGACTGTACCAACCCAACTTGTATCAACCCTCGATGTGACTGTACCAACCCAACTTGTATCAACCCTCGATGTGACTGTACCAACCCAACTTGTATCAACCCTCGATGTGACTGTACCAACCCAACTTGTATCCACACTCGATGTGACTGTACAAACCCAACTGGTATCAACCCTCGATGTGACTGTACCAACCCAACTGGAATCAACCCTCGATGTGCCTGTACCAACCCAACTGGTATCAACCCTCGATGTGCCTGTACTAACCCAACTGGTATCGACACTCGATGTGCCTGTACTAACCCAACTTTTATCGACCCTCGATGTGACTGTACCAACCCAACTTGTATCGACCCTCGATGTGACTGTACCAACCCAACTTGTATCGACCCTCGATGTGACTGTACCAACCCAACTTGTATCGACCCTCAATGTGACTGTACCAACCCAACTTGTATCGACCCTCGATGTGACTGTACCAACCCAACTTGTATCGACCCTCGATGTGACTGTACCAACCCAACTGGTATCGACCCTCGATGTGACTGTACCAACCCAACTGGTATCAACCCTCGATGTGACTGTACCAACCCAACTGGTACCAACCCTCGATGTGACTGTACCAACCCAACTGGTATCAACCCTCGCTGCGACTGTAACAACCCAACTGGTATCAACCCTCGATGTGACTGTACCAACCCAACTGGTATTAACCCTCGATGTGACTGTACCAACCCAACTGGTATCAACCCTCGATGTGACTGTACCAACCCAACTGGTATCAACCCTCAATGTGACTGTTCCAACCCAACTGGTATCAACCCTCGATGTGACTGTACCAACCCAACTGGTATCAACCCTCGATGTGACTGTACCCACCCAACTGGTATCAACCCTCGATGTGACTGTACCAACCCAACTGGTATCAACCCTCGATGTGACTGTACCAACCCAACTGGTATCAACCCTCGATGTGACTGTTCCAACCGAACTGGTATCAACCCTCGATGTGACTGTACCAACCCAACTGGTATCAACCCTCGATGTGACTGTACCCACCCAACTGGTATCGACCCTCGATGTGACTGTACAAACCCAACTGGTATCAACCCTCGATGTGACTGTACCCACCCAACTGGTATCAACCCTCGATGTGACTGTACCAACCCAACTGGTATCAACCCTCGATTTGACTGTACCAACCCAACTGGTATCAACCCTCGATGTGATTGTACCAACCCAACTTGTATCAACCCTCGATGTGATTGTACCAATCCAAGTTGA